In Candidatus Paceibacterota bacterium, the DNA window CACAATGGAATATTATGATGTGTATATGCCAAGAGCAATTTATACAAAAGACCATAACGAAATTGTTGAACGCTTGAAAAAGGCGCGACTTAAGGCTGGTTTTGGGCAGGTTGAGGTTGCAGAAAAACTTGGTAAAACTCAGTCTTATGTTTCTAAGATAGAATCGGGACAAAGACGTTTTGATGTTTTGCAGTTGAAAGAATTTGCAAAAATATACAAGAAAAAAATCGATTATTTTATTTCTGACTAAATATGAAACTAGAACCAAAAAATGTAGTGGAGAGTTTACATAAAATTATGTGCTCTTCTACGAGCACCCAAGCTGACGCGAGAGTTGATAATAATGATTACTTTAAGAGACGCGTGCTTGGTTTTAAGGCAGAAATTGAATTTGAGAAACTTATTGAAAACTATCAAAACATCCAATTTCTTGAGGGAGGACAACTTATATCAAAAGCTCTTTCTGGATCAGCTAGTGATTCAAATAAATTTATATACACTACACTTTCTTATGATAAACCAGAGAAATACTTAGAAGTATATAAAGCTGTTTCAAATTGGTCAGATGTTGGCGAAATGTTTTATTTGGAAACAAATGACAAGTGGACTTATGGTGAACTTCAAGTTAAAGATACATCTACATCTCCAAAAAGAGCAGAAAAGATACTCAAACCTAGTTGTATTTTTTGGATCTATAATAAAAGTAAGGCAATTTTCGAAAAGCATATTGAGCAAGATTACGGCTGTGTTCTTAGCGGTTTTGAAAATTCAGGTAGAGAACCTTCCGTCTTTCCTTTGAGGAAACGTGAACAGTTTGATTATTTTTTGGAATATAACATCGATATACTTAAAAAAATATATGCTACAAGATATTTCCTCGATGTAGTATTAAGGAAAGCAAGTAAAAGAAAAATTATAGATTTTGATGGATTCCTAAAATACAAGCAAGGGCTATCACTCATCGAGATAAAAGAAAAAACACCAATTGTTGGTGAACGGGATCCAGCCGATCAAATGCAGTGGAAATATGGCTGGGACTCGAGAAGAATTTTATGGTATCTATATTTTTCGAGTAAGATTAATATGCCAATTATTTATAATGTTCGACATATTAACAACAGGACTGAAAGAAAATTTATTCAGTGGGATTCTATAACCATTGATACTTTTCTTTCTGGATCTGATTGGTCAAAAGGTAGAGGAGGCGGAGGTGGGGAGGATACTATGCTTGCCCCATATCTTTTCTTTGAAAGAGTAGAAAAAACACTTGAAAAACTTAATCGGTAAATGCTAAGTTTTTATTTTTAGCTAACACTTTACTGACACTAGCTCTTTTTATTTTCTCAATATCTATTCTACCTAATTTATTAGAAGATTTCTCCTCCAATTGATTCAGAGATTTTAAGACTTCTTTTGCTAATGCTGTAATTACAGGCACAGCAACACTATTCCCAAATTGTTTATATGCTTGCGCATCGCTGACCGGTATCTTGAATGAATCAGGAAACCCTTGTAATCGTGCAGCCTCTCTAGGAGTGAGTTTTCGAGGATTTTTACTTTTTTGCTCAATGAGAATTTCTGAACCATCTTTATAATATCGTGCAGATATAGTACTTGTGTATTCTGAATTTTCATTAAACATAGAATATCCGAAACCGTTTCCTTTTTCCCTATGTTCTTTTTTTCTCCTTTGGTGCCCCGCCCACAACTTGTCGGATATCGTATATTTAGGATCAACCTTTTTTTCAAGAATATTTCCAAGGCGAGTTTTTATGCCCGAAGGTTCAGGAAAAGAAAAATTAGTTTTTCCTAAAAATCCTATTATATATATACGTTCTCTGTTTTGGGGAACACCAAAGTCTTTTGCATTGAGAACTTTTGAATAGACTTCGTAACCAAGTTGCTCAAGGATATTATTTATTGTTTCAAAAGTTCTTCCATTATCATGACTCTTAAATCGTTTAACATTTTCTAGAAAAACTACTCTAGGTCTGTGGTATTCAAGAATTTTAGCGATATCAAAAAATAACGTACCTCTTGTATCTGCAAGACCAAGTTTTTTCCCAGCTTGAGAAAATGGCTGACAAGGGAAGCCAGCAAGTAATATGTCAAAAGGTGAGATTTCTTCTGGTTTAAACTTGGTAATATCTCCAAACGGAATTTCGGCAAAATTTGCACGATAAGTTTTTTGCGCTGGTTCATCCCACTCCGAACTGAAAACTGATTTCGCCCCTATACTTTCAAAGCCTGTTCTTATACCACCTATTCCTGCAAATAGATCTATGACTCTAAGTAATTTTTGTTGAGAATAATTTTGTTCTTTTTCCGTTTTTTCATTAATGTTTCTTACTATTTGGACAACTACACCTCGGACCTCAACTTCTTTTCTATAAAAAGGGAGCATATTTTGATTTCTCGGCTCAAGGCGGAATCCTTTTTTTTCACGATAAAGTTTTTTTAACGTGGCTTGGTTTTCATCAATTATGGCTACAACAGTTTGGCCATCTTCTGCTACGTCTTGCTTTCTTATGACCACGATGTCTCCCTCAAAAATTCCATCATCCATCATACTGTTTCCAATGACACGGAGAGCATAGTAATCTTTGGAATTCTTAATATTGGGGTTTACTATCGATATAGTGTCCTGCCTATCTTCTATGGCTTCAATTGGCTGACCGGCGGCAATGGTTCCTAAAATAGGAATTTCAAAAATATATTTTATATCTTTTTTGGGTGAAATATTTCTAGATAAATTTTCAGATTTTGAGAGGTAGCCTTTTTCTTTTAAATAGTGAATATGTTCATGTATTGTGGATATCGCTTTAAGCTTTAGCTTTTTCCTTATTTCTTCAAGGGTTGGCGATATGCCATTTTCAGCGATGTATGTATTTATAAAATCGAAGACCTGTTTTTGTTTTTTTGTTAGGTTTGCCATATTGCTAAAAAAATTTATTTGCGATACAGTTTATATTATAACCGAAAATAAACCGAAACATAAGGGCGACTTATCCACAAGATGAAAAAAGGGAGAAATGAAAAATGTCCATGCGGAAGTGGTTTGAAATATAAGAAATGTCATATGAACAAATCCCGAGAGATTGGAGTATTACGCAAAGCATACGACATGGGTAAAGACCATGATTTTTATACTCGTTTTTTATTTGGTCTTGGCAACATCAGAAGTTGTGCATACGGAAGAGATAAGCAACTTGAGTATGATAAAAGTTTTAGTCCGGTTTTCCAAAATCTAGTTGAAATGAATATTGTAAAAAAGAAATGCGTCGCACTTATTTCTCAACATCGTGAGGCGGTTGAAACAGGCAAAGATGGGAAATACCATGGTAACCAAATTGACGTAAACGAACCTATTGAGGATGAACTAAATATTTTCTTTAAGGACTTTTTCATTCGTGGTGAAATGGCAATAGGAAGTCTTATTGCACACTCGCGATACGTGGGATCAAATATCGGGTTTCTTTTTACGGACGACGAAAAGAAATTTCGCAAGGGATTGGCAAAATTTGTGTTAAACGAGAACGATGAGCGTTTTAAGGGGTTAAATGCGTTCATGAAGCATAATCGAACAACATGGTACGAATCTTTCAATGACCTTCGCAATAAAATTGAACACGAAGGGTGGCATTTGCCGAATTTGCAGTACACACTTGATTCAAATAATAAAGTGCAGGTTCGGTTACCGACATCCCCCAGTCAAACTATTGAAGAAATTTTGGAGTCATATTGGCAAAGCATGAGTATGTTTTGTGAGGAAGTCATCGTTTTTCTTTTGAGCCTTAAGTTGAAAGAAGACATGATTATTGTATTTATTCCAGAAGAAAAACGAGATAAAAATTTACCTGTTCGATATATTGTCAGTCATAAAGATTTTCCTGGTGTTTTGTTGCAGTGCGGGTAAAGGGAGCATCCCCGCCGTCTCCTATTTTTTCCCACGGCGGGGATATTGCGCGCGAACGAGGGGTGAGATGAATGGCATTTTCAAAATGATATAATACGAAAATGGAAAAAGTACCTTATACAAACTTAACCGTATTTGTTCTTGAGCACTAACCATTAGATGAGCTCTTAGAATATATTACTTAACATGTCTTTCAAGTTATCAAAAACCAATTTTCTAATATGTCTTGATTGTGCAAAAAACGCATGGCTTAAGATTCATAAACCAGACATATACAAGAAAAAATCTCCTTCTTCTTTTGAGTTAAACATCATTGATACTGGTAATCAAATTGACGAGCTTGCTCGTGATCTTTTCCCAAACGGA includes these proteins:
- a CDS encoding DNA cytosine methyltransferase, whose product is MNEKTEKEQNYSQQKLLRVIDLFAGIGGIRTGFESIGAKSVFSSEWDEPAQKTYRANFAEIPFGDITKFKPEEISPFDILLAGFPCQPFSQAGKKLGLADTRGTLFFDIAKILEYHRPRVVFLENVKRFKSHDNGRTFETINNILEQLGYEVYSKVLNAKDFGVPQNRERIYIIGFLGKTNFSFPEPSGIKTRLGNILEKKVDPKYTISDKLWAGHQRRKKEHREKGNGFGYSMFNENSEYTSTISARYYKDGSEILIEQKSKNPRKLTPREAARLQGFPDSFKIPVSDAQAYKQFGNSVAVPVITALAKEVLKSLNQLEEKSSNKLGRIDIEKIKRASVSKVLAKNKNLAFTD
- a CDS encoding helix-turn-helix transcriptional regulator translates to MEYYDVYMPRAIYTKDHNEIVERLKKARLKAGFGQVEVAEKLGKTQSYVSKIESGQRRFDVLQLKEFAKIYKKKIDYFISD
- a CDS encoding SEC-C domain-containing protein; this encodes MKKGRNEKCPCGSGLKYKKCHMNKSREIGVLRKAYDMGKDHDFYTRFLFGLGNIRSCAYGRDKQLEYDKSFSPVFQNLVEMNIVKKKCVALISQHREAVETGKDGKYHGNQIDVNEPIEDELNIFFKDFFIRGEMAIGSLIAHSRYVGSNIGFLFTDDEKKFRKGLAKFVLNENDERFKGLNAFMKHNRTTWYESFNDLRNKIEHEGWHLPNLQYTLDSNNKVQVRLPTSPSQTIEEILESYWQSMSMFCEEVIVFLLSLKLKEDMIIVFIPEEKRDKNLPVRYIVSHKDFPGVLLQCG